The window GACCTACAGCATAGGAACGCTCCTCTCGGCGCAGATATACTACCACATGAAGCGCGATATCCCGGACTTCGAGGAGAAGGTGGCCAACGCGGAGTTCGAGCCGATAAAGGCCTGGCTCCGCGAGAGAATCCACAGGCACGGAAGCATCTACCCGCCGAAGGAGCTTCTCAGGAAGGCCATCGGCGAGGAGCTGGACCCGGAGTACTTCATCAGGTGGGTGCGGGAGAGGTACCTTTGACCTCTCTTTTTAACTTTTCAGAAATGCCTTCAAATCCTCTTCTGTCAGTGGGGGATAGTTCTCTATTATTTCCTCAAATGTCCATCCATTGGTTTGTATCTACGCACGAAGTCTTAATTATGTTTCCTCTACTCTTTCCACGTTCCAATAATGTTCCTTATCACTTCCTGGAACTCATTCTCCCCGGGTTTGTTTGGAAATACCTGCTCTATTACCTTGTACCCCTCACGTTCGAGTTTGTGCATGTAGTGAGCTGGCATCTTATCAATCGCCGCCACAATAAACTTAATGTTCCCAAAAGTTTCGGGAAACTTGGCTCTATACTCTAGGAGCTGTTTTAGGTCGTTCTGGGTCATCTCAACCTTCGCGTCTATTAGAACTGCTCTATTAGGTGGATTTTCGAGGATATCCTTCCTTGAGTGGTACTCTCCTTTGAAAATCATGATGTCGGGTTTCACATGGATTCTTTTGGAGGAGCGCATCGATGCAAGAACTTTCATGGCTTCTGCATAAGTTCTGGGGAGTTTTACTCCAATAATTTTCTCAGCTTCTTCGTATTCGCCGTTTGCTATTCTCTTTGCGGCCTCGTCAATTATCAGCCAGAAACGGCCCCACACTACTTTAGTCCAATCTTTTATTGAGAACTGGTACCACACAGTAACTGGTGGGTTTAAATTGCTTCCCACCAGTGTTGGCCAGTCCTTGTGCGTTATCTGAAGTGTCCTCTCCTCTGGAGTTTCCTTGAGCATAGCGTCAATAACGAGCATCAGAACATAGAGTTCATGTGCAAACCGGATTTTCTCCTTTAGAGACCTTGTTCTGCTCCTTGGATTTGGAAAGACCAGCGAGTTGAACTTTGCCAGTTCAGGATTCTCGTGAACTTCCTCGCCCCTTGCTCCCCTTATGTGAACCTCCAGATTTAGCCTCTTTTCTGTCTCCCATACCTTCTTGATGAGCGGCGGAGCCTTTCTCTCGTATTCGTTGATGGCCTGATTCTCGCTTCCAAGGATTTCAAATTCGTATCTTCCAAGAATTTCTCTGTTTCGGGAGAGCTCCTGACTGATAGTTTTCGTCTGGAGGTTTATCCTGTAAATCTTGGGATAGAAATGCCCTCTGTTCGAGAAACTAAACTCAACGAGTTCAATTTCTTCTCCAAAAACCTTTTCTGCTTCTTCTATCGAAATGTCATACGTAATTTCCTCATCTTCCTTCCTGGAAGGTCTGAAAAGTTTGGAAATGTGCATCAGTTTGGAGTCCATGACGATGTAAGTGTAATCCCCTCCCCGGGAGCTTTTGTAAGTTTCTCTCACCGCGATATGGTCATTTTCTAACTTGATGGCCATTTTGCCTCCCCTCTTGGTTAAAGCATATCAATTTTTAATGTTTTCAGGGGGAATAATGCGTAAATATGATGCATGCACACAATGTATTGGTGAGAGCATGGTTAAGACGATAACGATTTCGGACGATGTTTACAATGAACTCGTCCGGATTAAGGGCAAGAAATCTTTCAGTGAACTGTTTCGGGAGCTCTTAAGGGAGAGAAAGGGAAACGTCGACGCTCTGCGCCACCTGCGCGGCATATTGAGTGAGGAGGAGTACCGGGAAACAAAGAGGAAGCTCAAAGAGATCGAGGAGGAGTTTGAAAAATGGGGGTAGTCCTTGACTTTTCTCTCTTCTCAAGTCTCGTCCTTTAGGGCGGGGATGCAATAAACAACCCAACCGGCTTTTCATCAGGAA of the Thermococcus sp. JdF3 genome contains:
- a CDS encoding DUF433 domain-containing protein; protein product: MQTNGWTFEEIIENYPPLTEEDLKAFLKS
- a CDS encoding antitoxin VapB family protein — protein: MVKTITISDDVYNELVRIKGKKSFSELFRELLRERKGNVDALRHLRGILSEEEYRETKRKLKEIEEEFEKWG